The following coding sequences are from one Chanos chanos chromosome 12, fChaCha1.1, whole genome shotgun sequence window:
- the LOC115825558 gene encoding stathmin-like, with protein sequence MLCLLSLSVSLSLCPDIQVKELDKRASGQAFEVILGNTTPDAKGEFPLSPPKKKDVSLEEIQRKLDAAEERRKTHEAEVLKHLAEKREHEKEVLQKAMEENNNFSKMAEEKLNQKMEANKENRTALMAAMNEKFKEKDKKIEEVRKNKETKESGAEGEN encoded by the exons ATGCTCTGCCTTTTGTCtttgtccgtctctctctctctctgtccagataTTCAGGTTAAGGAATTGGACAAGCGCGCCTCGGGGCAAGCCTTTGAGGTCATTTTGGGGAACACAACCCCAGATGCCAAAGGGGAGTTTCCTCTGTCCCCTCCAAAAAAGAAGGACGTTTCCCTGGAGGAGATCCAGAGAAAACTGGATGCAGCCGAGGAAAGACGCAAA ACTCATGAGGCGGAGGTACTGAAGCACTTGGCGGAGAAGAGGGAGCATGAAAAGGAGGTGTTGCAAAAGGCGATGGAGGAGAACAACAACTTCAGCAAGATGGCAGAGGAGAAACTGAACCAGAAGATGGAGGCCAACAAAGAAAACCGCACAGCCCTCATGGCGGCCATGAACGAGAAGTTCAAAGAAAag GATAAGAAAATCGAAGAGGTTCGAAAGAACAAGGAAACCAAAGAGTCGGgcgcagagggagagaattgA